In a single window of the Arachis hypogaea cultivar Tifrunner chromosome 6, arahy.Tifrunner.gnm2.J5K5, whole genome shotgun sequence genome:
- the LOC112695828 gene encoding peroxisomal ATPase PEX6 has product MVEQRKPLVLSSTKHLINSLLSSSPSNDPATATATATSTPLFQLPVGILRFSDHPNHHPQLPSLDDSALVGLSTLLLKRLSVTSGSLVLVKNAEMGVQRVAVAIALDPPGTTTTLEPDSGLNLSSSSSHPARVMLVFPSCDFPASGALLFDHEVAYLSPLLAFNLNLHMSCLKSILQHGEDTLASYFKPQFCNEDAAKSNEDYVINVELAPFAQALRFASHLRVSFVKMPECGILESIRESSPIESKERQDMIDLALQKYFEVDRYLSRGDVFGININWKCNSTICIPCNQKSDRKNDSNLIYFKVIAMEPSDELFLRVNKTSTALVLGGSSPSALPPDLLIAGPEGPVPLQGDTVKILGSILTPTFCPSALSSKFRISVLLYGLAGCGKRTVVRYVARRLGLHVVEYNCHDLMASERKSIALAQAFKTAQRYSPAILLLRHFDVFRDSPSPDGSLNDQRGNTSEVASVIRRFTEPISEHDSNSRGKSNGEFVEKNVEKTSVHQILLIAAADSSEGLPPTIRRCFSHEISMGPLTEEQRTEMLSYSLQSVSGLLSDADLEGFVKEIVGQTSGFMPRDMCALIADAGANLFPRNDTEVDKHSFEDIDASSSSKVTQEKEKVSPQIPRKEDLMNALEQSKKRNASALGTPKVPNVKWEDVGGLEEVKKSILDTVQLPLLHKDLFASGLRKRSGVLLYGPPGTGKTLLAKAVATECSLNFLSVKGPELINMYIGESEKNVRDIFQKARSARPCVIFFDELDSLAPARGASGDSGGVMDRVVSQMLAEIDGLSDSTQDLFIIGASNRPDLIDPALLRPGRFDKLLYVGVNSDASYRERVLKALTRKFKLHEDVSLYSIAKKCPPNFTGADMYALCADAWFHAAKRKVSSTNPESSSQDSEADSVVVEYSDFVQVLVELSPSLSMAELQKYEKLRDQFEGTSK; this is encoded by the exons ATGGTGGAACAGAGGAAGCCTCTCGTTCTCTCTTCCACCAAACACCTCATCAATTCCTTGTTGAGCTCTTCCCCAAGCAATGACCCTGCAACCGCCACCGCCACAGCCACTTCCACTCCCCTCTTCCAATTACCTGTGGGGATTCTCCGATTCTCCGACCACCCGAATCACCATCCCCAACTACCTTCTCTTGACGATTCTGCCCTTGTTGGCCTCTCCACTTTACTTCTTAAGAGGCTCTCTGTCACTTCTGGTTCACTG gTTCTGGTGAAGAATGCTGAGATGGGTGTGCAGAGGGTTGCTGTGGCCATTGCTCTTGATCCTCCAGGAACTACTACTACACTTGAGCCTGATTCTGGTTTGAatttatcatcatcttcttctcatCCTGCCAGAGTAATGCTTGTGTTTCCTTCTTGTGATTTCCCTGCTAGTGGGGCCTTGTTGTTTGATCATGAAGTTGCTTATTTGTCTCCACTTTTAGCATTTAATCTAAATTTGCACATGTCATGCTTAAAATCCATTCTACAACATGGGGAGGACACTTTAGCTTCTTATTTCAAGCCCCAATTTTGTAATGAGGATGCTGCAAAAAGCAATGAGGATTATGTTATCAATGTTGAGTTGGCACCTTTTGCTCAAGCTCTTAGGTTTGCATCACATTTGAGGGTTTCTTTTGTGAAGATGCCAGAATGTGGCATCCTTGAATCTATTAGAGAAAGTTCACCTATTGAATCTAAAGAACGGCAAGACATGATTGACTTAGCATTACAAAAGTACTTCGAAGTCGATAGATATTTGTCAAGAGGAGATGTTTTTGGGATTAACATAAACTGGAAATGCAATTCAACTATTTGCATTCCGTGCAACCAAAAATCAGATAGGAAAAATGACAGTAACCTTATCTACTTCAAG GTCATTGCTATGGAACCATCAGATGAACTGTTCCTTCGAGTCAATAAAACCTCAACTGCTCTGGTCCTAGGAGGGAGTTCACCATCCGCCCTTCCTCCAGATTTGTTAATTGCTGGACCAGAAGGACCTGTGCCGTTGCAAGGAGACACAGTAAAGATATTGGGTTCAATACTTACACCAACTTTCTGTCCATCGGCCCTTTCTTCGAAGTTTAGAATTTCAGTTCTATTGTATGGCTTGGCAG GTTGTGGGAAGAGAACTGTAGTTAGATATGTTGCTCGTCGACTGGGCTTGCATGTGGTGGAATATAACTGTCATGATCTGATGGCGTCTGAAAGAAAATCTAttgctttggctcaagctttcaAGACAGCTCAAAG ATACTCACCAGCAATACTTCTTCTACGGCATTTTGATGTTTTTCGAGATTCACCTTCTCCCGATGGTTCACTAAATGATCAAAGAGGCAATACATCTGAAGTAGCATCTGTTATCAGGAGATTCACTGAACCAATTAGTGAACATGATAGCAACTCCAGGGGAAAATCAAATGGTGAATTT GTTGAGAAGAATGTTGAGAAAACAAGCGTGCATCAAATCCTCTTGATTGCTGCTGCTGACAGCTCAGAAGGTCTACCTCCAACTATCAGACGCTGCTTTAGCCATGAAATAAGTATGGGACCTTTGACTGAAGAGCAAAGGACTGAAATGTTATCCTACTCACTTCAAAGTGTTTCTGGACTCCTCTCTGAT GCTGATTTGGAGGGTTTTGTAAAAGAAATAGTTGGTCAAACATCTGGTTTTATGCCCAGGGATATGTGTGCTCTAATTGCTGATGCTGGTGCCAACTTATTTCCCAGGAACGATACTGAAGTGGACAAACATAGTTTTGAGGATATAGATGCTTCTTCTAGTTCCAAAGTGACACAGGAGAAGGAGAAAGTTTCACCTCAAATTCCTAGGAAGGAAGATTTGATGAATGCTTTAGaacaatcaaagaaaagaaatgcaTCAGCATTGGGCACTCCAAAA GTTCCCAATGTGAAATGGGAAGATGTCGGTGGGCTTGAAGAAGTCAAAAAATCAATCCTGGATACCGTTCAG TTGCCCCTCCTGCATAAAGATCTTTTTGCATCTGGATTACGAAAGAGATCCGGCGTTCTTCTGTACGGTCCTCCTGGAACTGGCAAA ACATTATTAGCAAAAGCTGTTGCTACTGAATGTTCCTTAAATTTTCTTAGTGTAAAAGGTCCTGAACTGATAAACATGTACATCGGAGAGTCTGAGAAGAATGTTAGAGACATTTTCCAGAAG GCCAGATCAGCACGTCCATGTGTTATCTTCTTCGATGAGCTTGATTCTCTCGCCCCAGCTCGGGGTGCTTCTGGAGATTCTGGGGGCGTTATGGACAGGGTGGTTTCTCAG ATGCTAGCCGAGATCGATGGCTTAAGTGATTCGACACAG GATCTGTTTATTATTGGTGCAAGTAATAGACCGGATTTGATAGATCCGGCACTTCTACGGCCCGGTAGATTCGATAAGCTTCTATATGTTGGAGTTAACTCCGATGCGTCTTATAGGGAGCG GGTCTTGAAAGCACTAACTCGAAAGTTCAAGTTGCACGAAGATGTTTCACTGTACTCTATAGCGAAAAAATGTCCGCCGAACTTCACCGGAGCTGACATGTATGCATTGTGTGCAGACGCCTGGTTCCATGCCGCAAAGCGCAAG GTTTCGAGCACAAATCCGGAGTCTTCCAGCCAAGATAGTGAAGCAGATTCTGTAGTTGTTGAATACAGTGATTTTGTCCAG GTCCTAGTAGAGCTGTCTCCTTCCCTATCCATGGCTGAGCTCCAGAAGTATGAGAAACTTAGAGATCAGTTTGAGGGCACGTCTAAATAA
- the LOC112695830 gene encoding transcription termination factor MTERF15, mitochondrial — protein sequence MKAIQFRTPRLYYDTFHPTIHFQIPSSSLSLPKPMISRCSIVQSHHPNFTISYLIDSCGLSPDTAALTSQKLHLPSAERPDSVLTLLREHGFTDTQISNLIRKRPLLLLANPDILLPKFQFFLSIGISNTNLARTLTADPTLLTRSLEKQIIPSYNFLKSVLISDEKVAASLKRTSWVFLEDHKKNLVPNLNLLKEMDVPESCVTLLLTHFPEALMQKKENFAKLSKEIKEMGFNPKKTTFVLAIHVLSGEGNKSIYNRCYEVYKRWGWSDDDILTAFKKHPHCMILSEDKIMKTMDYLVNKMGWPSGMIVRCPVVLFFSLEKRIKPRCSVAKVLLMKGLIKRKLSLSTLLLPDEDSFLEKYVIKYELQVPQLWSVYQKKLDFMSVI from the coding sequence ATGAAAGCAATCCAATTCCGTACGCCTAGGTTGTACTATGACACATTTCATCCCACAATCCACTTCCAGataccatcatcatcattatcactcCCTAAACCAATGATCTCCCGCTGCAGCATAGTCCAATCTCACCACCCCAATTTCACAATCTCATACCTGATTGACTCATGTGGTCTCTCTCCAGACACTGCTGCTCTTACTTCCCAAAAGCTTCACCTTCCTTCTGCTGAAAGACCAGACTCTGTTCTCACCCTTCTCAGGGAGCATGGTTTCACAGATACCCAGATTTCAAACCTCATCAGAAAACGCCCATTGCTCCTCTTAGCAAACCCAGATATCCTCTTGCCAAAGTTTCAATTTTTCCTCTCCATTGGGATTTCCAATACCAACCTCGCAAGAACCCTAACCGCTGACCCAACCCTTTTGACCCGCAGCTTGGAGAAACAGATCATACCCTCTTACAATTTCCTCAAGAGTGTGTTGATTTCTGATGAAAAGGTTGCAGCTTCATTGAAGCGCACATCTTGGGTCTTCCTTGAGGATCACAAGAAGAACCTCGTACCAAACCTCAATCTCCTAAAAGAGATGGATGTTCCTGAATCATGTGTTACGCTGTTGCTGACTCATTTCCCGGAGGCATTGATGCAGAAAAAGGAAAACTTTGCAAAGCTTTCTAAGGAGATTAAAGAAATGGGGTTTAATCCAAAAAAGACAACTTTTGTGTTGGCCATTCATGTGCTCTCAGGTGAAGGTAACAAATCCATATATAACCGCTGTTACGAGGTTTATAAGAGGTGGGGTTGGTCAGATGATGACATCCTTACGGCATTCAAGAAGCACCCACATTGTATGATACTTTCAGAGGATAAGATAATGAAGACAATGGATTACTTGGTGAATAAGATGGGTTGGCCTTCAGGGATGATTGTTAGGTGCCCAGTGGTGCTGTTTTTCAGCTTGGAGAAGAGGATTAAACCTAGGTGCTCTGTTGCTAAGGTTTTGTTGATGAAGGGATTGATTAAGAGGAAGTTAAGCTTGTCCACTTTGCTGTTGCCTGATGAGGACAGTTTCTTGGAGAAGTATGTGATCAAGTATGAGCTGCAGGTGCCTCAGTTGTGGAGTGTGTATCAGAAAAAGTTGGATTTTATGAGTgtgatttga